The following proteins come from a genomic window of Anguilla rostrata isolate EN2019 chromosome 17, ASM1855537v3, whole genome shotgun sequence:
- the LOC135243387 gene encoding protein phosphatase 1 regulatory subunit 29: MQSLVHIPALPAPPSSSTILLLFLPLLLLLRLPGQARADCWLIEGDKGYVWLAICSQNQPPYETIPQHINNTVHDLRLNENKLKAVFFSSLNRFTNLTDLNLTKNEIAYVEDGAFAGQANLQVLQLGYNKLTNLTEGMLRGLGRMQCLFLQHNLIEVIATNAFWECPSLSSLDLSSNKLARLDPSTFTSLTRLMVCELAGNPFHCGCDLFSFLTWLEDFNNVTHTYDRLQCETPRELFGFPLLSPVTGHGRSARTILASCRDGVYIPGMTSLPPDSDASGLGPDMSDRIGPYHQTTMSSVDPSYIPSIKLHHVSLYSASLLVQIPRPYSKMYILVQYNDSYVSDVMNLKKKKELITLDKLKAHTNYTFCVASIRNSQRYNHTCLFFSTRTQNPDDMGPSSSTTTHYIMTILGCLFGMLVVLGLVYYCLRRRRRQEEKQKSICVKKTILEMRYGPEAAAVVAAAAEPPTMQRHHDQPHHHHHHHSKLPPSASSSMGMLHSSANTSSSRLSSIPQVEKMATAFSEAMAASKGNYMDVRTSGPGEERGKDGMAVGAGEDDLREDDGSDIGEDSDDEGRGSASEISTIAMEVDKVNQIINNCIDALKLDSAAVAAAAAAAATTTANATSPPPTCISSLTRGLIPLPPGITEGCHVMPSPKIPPPPPLPFSLPLSERPGISGGGFVSPPYRPPPPATAMQPVQRQVSADAAMMVLGNMKKQCSISSGGSIKSTRVFSLDVPEPCSPDQCQYQEKSSPAGCGEPLETLPLVGAGGGGGGGVGGGGGAGTGAQQHLEVHPDYHCAEHRHSFPALYYEGSADSPSQRASFLKPLTRTKRDAASYSQLSPRHHNYSGYSSSPEYTSENTLRIWERFRPYKKGPREEACYVTAGNALRKKVQFAKGEDLHDILDYWKGVSAQQKL, encoded by the coding sequence ATGCAAAGCTTGGTCCACAtacctgctctccctgctcccccctCTTCATCCACcattctcctcctcttcctgccttTGCTCCTGCTTCTTCGCCTGCCGGGCCAAGCGCGGGCCGACTGCTGGCTCATCGAGGGCGACAAGGGCTACGTGTGGCTGGCCATCTGCAGCCAGAACCAGCCCCCGTACGAGACCATCCCCCAGCACATCAACAACACGGTGCACGACCTGCGGCTCAACGAGAACAAGCTGAAGGCCGTCTTCTTCTCCTCACTGAACCGCTTCACCAACCTGACCGACCTCAACCTCACCAAGAACGAGATCGCCTACGTCGAGGACGGGGCCTTCGCCGGGCAGGCCAAcctgcaggtgctgcagctGGGCTACAACAAGCTGACCAACCTGACGGAGGGGATGCTGCGGGGTCTGGGGCGGATGCAGTGCCTCTTCCTGCAGCACAACCTGATCGAGGTCATCGCCACCAACGCTTTCTGGGAGTGCCCCAGCCTCAGCAGTTTAGACTTGTCCTCCAACAAGCTGGCCCGCCTGGACCCCTCCACCTTCACCAGCCTGACCCGGCTGATGGTGTGCGAGCTGGCGGGTAACCCCTTCCACTGCGGCTGCGACCTCTTCAGCTTCCTCACCTGGCTGGAGGACTTCAACAACGTCACCCACACCTACGACCGGCTGCAGTGCGAGACCCCGCGCGAGCTGTTCGGCTTCCCCCTGCTGAGCCCCGTGACGGGTCACGGACGGAGCGCACGCACCATCCTCGCCTCCTGCCGGGATGGGGTGTACATCCCCGGGATGACCTCCCTCCCCCCGGACTCCGATGCCTCGGGCCTGGGCCCGGACATGTCAGACCGCATCGGGCCCTACCACCAGACCACCATGTCCTCGGTGGACCCCTCCTACATCCCCAGCATCAAGCTGCATCACGTCTCGCTCTACTCCGCCTCGCTGCTGGTGCAGATCCCCCGGCCCTACAGCAAGATGTACATCCTGGTGCAGTACAACGACAGCTACGTTTCGGACGTGATGAacctgaagaagaagaaggagctgATCACCCTGGACAAGCTCAAGGCCCACACCAACTACACCTTCTGCGTGGCCTCCATCCGGAACTCGCAGCGCTACAACCATACGTGCCTCTTCTTCTCCACCCGCACGCAGAACCCCGACGATATGGGGCCcagctcctccaccaccacccactACATCATGACCATCCTGGGTTGCCTCTTCGGGATGCTCGTGGTCCTGGGGTTGGTGTACTACTGCCTGCGCAGACGGCGCAGGcaggaggagaagcagaagtCCATCTGCGTCAAGAAGACCATCCTGGAGATGCGGTACGGGCCCGAGGCGGCGGCGGtcgtggcggcggcggccgagCCTCCCACGATGCAGAGGCACCACGACCAgccgcaccaccaccaccaccaccacagcaagctgcctccctctgcctcctccagcATGGGCATGCTGCACAGCTCTGCCAACACCAGCTCTTCCCGCCTTTCCTCCATTCCGCAGGTGGAGAAGATGGCCACCGCCTTCTCCGAGGCCATGGCCGCCAGCAAGGGGAACTACATGGATGTGAGGACCTCTGGCCCAGGGGAGGAGCGTGGGAAGGACGGGATGGCGGTAGGGGCCGGGGAGGACGACCTTCGGGAAGACGATGGGAGCGACATCGGGGAGGACTCTGACGATGAGGGCAGAGGATCCGCTTCAGAGATCTCCACCATTGCCATGGAGGTGGACAAAGTCAACCAGATCATCAACAACTGCATCGACGCCCTCAAGCTGGACTCGGCCGCTGTGGCTGCTGCGGCCGCGGCGGCTGCCACCACCACCGCTAACGCCACTTCCCCGCCACCGACCTGCATCTCCTCTCTGACGAGGGGCCTCATTCCGCTCCCCCCCGGTATCACAGAGGGCTGCCATGTCATGCCGTCCCCCAAAATACCTCCTCCGCCGCCACTTCCTTTCTCCCTTCCGCTGTCCGAGCGGCCCGGGATCAGCGGTGGGGGTTTTGTATCACCCCCGTATCGCCCCCCGCCACCTGCCACTGCCATGCAGCCAGTGCAGAGGCAGGTGAGCGCAGACGCCGCGATGATGGTGCTGGGCAACATGAAGAAGCAATGTAGCATCTCCTCCGGCGGCTCCATCAAAAGCACCCGGGTCTTTAGCCTGGATGTCCCGGAGCCGTGCAGCCCGGATCAGTGCCAATACCAGGAGAAGAGCAGTCCCGCGGGGTGCGGGGAGCCACTGGAGACGCTTCCTCTggtgggggcgggaggaggtggcggcggcggggtcggaggtggaggtggagcggGCACTGGTGCTCAGCAGCACCTAGAGGTGCACCCAGACTACCACTGTGCGGAGCACCGCCACTCCTTCCCCGCCCTCTACTACGAGGGCTCCGCCGACTCCCCCAGCCAGAGGGCCTCCTTCCTCAAGCCCCTCACCCGCACCAAGAGGGACGCTGCGTCCTACTCCCAGCTCTCCCCCCGGCACCACAACTACTCCGGCTACTCCTCCAGCCCCGAGTACACCTCCGAGAACACGCTCCGCATCTGGGAGCGGTTCCGGCCCTACAAGAAGGGCCCCCGGGAGGAGGCGTGCTACGTGACGGCGGGGAACGCCCTGCGCAAGAAGGTCCAGTTCGCCAAAGGGGAGGACCTGCACGACATCCTCGATTACTGGAAGGGCGTCTCGGCGCAGCAGAAGCTGTGA